A portion of the Myxococcus stipitatus genome contains these proteins:
- a CDS encoding sensor histidine kinase, protein MSRRRERWPHDVQVLALTWLAGLPGAVTSLALVWTGDFSSKVRWTLSSLVVGIFLGVGLLVRERVMSPLHALANLLAALREGDYSTRGRGARVGDALGEVLLEVNALGDTLREQRLGALEAGALLEQVMEEIDVAVLAFDAAGTLRLVNRAGEKLLGQSRSQLMGKGAGALGLADLLEGPAPRRLTRTFAEEGGPYELRRGSFRQGGLPHHLVVLADLRLALREQEREAWRRLVRVLSHEINNSLAPIQSIAEALRDTLLMQPRPSDWEDDAKGGLGIIARRSEALGRFMSAYARLARLPPPVLAGVEVDGWVRRVAALEKRRPVSVRAGPGLVVRGDSDQLEQLLINLVRNAVDAVLAEPGSGDVWVSWAVLTPGAVEVWVEDEGPGLADTGNLFVPFFTTKPQGSGIGLALCRQIAEAHGGTLRLENRPEGRGCRARLKLPLDTPGVSVAAQG, encoded by the coding sequence GTGAGCCGACGGCGTGAGCGCTGGCCCCATGACGTGCAGGTGCTGGCCCTGACATGGCTGGCGGGCCTGCCGGGCGCGGTGACCTCGCTCGCGCTGGTGTGGACGGGGGACTTCTCCTCGAAGGTGCGCTGGACGCTCAGCTCGCTGGTGGTGGGTATCTTCCTGGGCGTGGGCCTGCTGGTGCGCGAGCGGGTGATGAGCCCGCTGCACGCGCTGGCCAACCTGCTGGCGGCGCTGCGCGAGGGCGACTACTCGACGCGCGGGCGTGGCGCGCGCGTGGGCGACGCGCTGGGCGAGGTGCTCCTGGAGGTGAACGCGCTGGGAGACACCCTGCGCGAGCAGCGGCTGGGCGCGCTGGAGGCGGGGGCGCTCCTGGAGCAGGTGATGGAGGAGATCGACGTCGCGGTGCTGGCCTTCGACGCGGCGGGCACGCTGCGGCTGGTGAACCGCGCGGGCGAGAAGCTGCTGGGGCAGTCGCGTTCGCAGCTGATGGGCAAGGGCGCGGGCGCGCTGGGACTGGCGGACCTGCTGGAGGGCCCGGCCCCCCGGAGGCTGACGCGCACCTTCGCGGAGGAGGGCGGCCCGTACGAGCTGCGGCGCGGGAGCTTCCGTCAGGGGGGGCTGCCGCACCACCTGGTGGTGCTCGCGGACCTGCGGCTCGCGCTGCGCGAGCAGGAGCGCGAGGCGTGGCGCCGGCTGGTGCGCGTGTTGAGCCATGAAATCAACAACTCGCTGGCGCCCATCCAGTCCATCGCGGAGGCGCTGAGGGACACGCTGCTGATGCAGCCCCGTCCGTCGGACTGGGAGGACGACGCGAAGGGGGGCCTGGGCATCATCGCCCGGCGTTCGGAGGCGCTGGGGCGCTTCATGTCCGCGTACGCGCGGCTGGCGCGACTGCCGCCGCCGGTGCTCGCGGGCGTGGAGGTGGACGGCTGGGTGCGGCGCGTGGCGGCGCTGGAGAAGCGCCGGCCCGTGTCGGTGCGCGCGGGGCCGGGGCTGGTGGTGCGTGGGGATTCGGACCAGCTGGAGCAGCTGCTCATCAACCTGGTGCGCAACGCGGTGGACGCGGTGCTGGCGGAGCCGGGGAGCGGCGACGTCTGGGTGTCCTGGGCGGTGCTGACGCCAGGCGCGGTGGAGGTCTGGGTGGAGGACGAGGGCCCGGGCCTGGCGGACACGGGCAACCTCTTCGTGCCGTTCTTCACCACCAAGCCGCAGGGCAGCGGCATCGGCCTGGCGCTGTGCCGGCAGATCGCCGAGGCGCACGGTGGCACCCTCCGGTTGGAGAACCGGCCCGAGGGGCGCGGCTGCCGGGCGCGCTTGAAGCTCCCGCTGGACACGCCTGGGGTCAGCGTGGCGGCCCAGGGGTGA